In Mercenaria mercenaria strain notata chromosome 14, MADL_Memer_1, whole genome shotgun sequence, the following are encoded in one genomic region:
- the LOC123527671 gene encoding C-C chemokine receptor type 5-like → MEANSSENSNLSLMLSITGSGNRVNSTSAQPLPIGYYGETREFLWKIVPPILILCGTTGNTLTIIVTMRMKKLSSTALYLLILAVSDTTILLCGPLKNWLKYAWGKDIRKLSDPSCKVQLYLTYASIHFSSWLLVAVTMERTISVVFPHKVNVNCTRRNACLIILTLFVFTFGVDAVVPATHSRVGYGGFSCAPTTKAYLNFRNNVWQWIDFCMAFAVPFIFLVLGNTVIIVKLYKSRVKWKQMSGSGRQKDGNLGRKDSAVYVLMLALCIIFLLTMAPVTVYQICSPYRLIEIFALYRIDRDAGWTEYQLHLLQHTIVNLVAYTNAAFNFVLYVFTGTKFRTELIRLFRSSRAQSV, encoded by the coding sequence ATGGAAGCAAATTCATCTGAAAATAGTAATTTAAGTTTGATGCTGAGTATAACTGGGTCAGGAAACAGAGTAAATTCTACCTCTGCACAGCCACTCCCTATCGGCTACTATGGCGAAACTCGTGAGTTCCTATGGAAGATAGTGCCGCCAATTTTGATACTGTGTGGCACCACTGGCAACACGTTGACAATCATCGTTACCATGCGTATGAAGAAATTATCTTCCACGGCACTATACTTGTTGATACTAGCTGTTTCGGACACGACAATTCTCTTATGTGGACCTTTAAAGAACTGGCTCAAATATGCATGGGGCAAAGATATTCGCAAACTAAGCGATCCGAGCTGCAAAGTTCAGCTTTACCTCACGTATGCTAGCATCCACTTCTCGTCATGGCTTCTCGTTGCGGTGACAATGGAGCGTACTATCAGTGTGGTGTTTCCACATAAAGTTAATGTAAACTGTACACGAAGAAATGCATGTTTAATAATCCTGACATTGTTTGTGTTCACGTTTGGTGTTGATGCCGTGGTTCCTGCTACTCACAGTCGTGTGGGATATGGCGGGTTTAGTTGTGCACCTACCACAAAAGCATACTTGAACTTCCGGAACAATGTATGGCAGTGGATAGACTTCTGTATGGCGTTTGCAGTTCCATTTATATTTCTAGTACTAGGAAACACCGTAATAATAGTCAAACTCTATAAATCTCGTGTAAAATGGAAACAGATGTCAGGAAGTGGAAGACAAAAAGACGGAAACCTTGGTCGTAAAGATTCTGCAGTATATGTGTTAATGTTGGcactttgtattattttcttaCTGACCATGGCTCCAGTGACTGTTTACCAAATCTGCTCTCCGTATCGATTAATAGAAATCTTTGCACTGTATAGAATTGATCGAGACGCAGGCTGGACTGAGTACCAACTCCATTTGCTTCAGCACACCATAGTTAATCTTGTTGCATATACAAACGCGGCCTTCAACTTTGTTCTGTACGTATTCACCGGTACGAAGTTTCGCACCGAGTTGATCCGGTTGTTTCGCAGTAGTCGCGCGCAGAGTGTTTGA